A part of Deinococcus detaillensis genomic DNA contains:
- a CDS encoding PadR family transcriptional regulator, producing MNNKQQLRMLILAVLERQPEHGYAIAQAIKGRSEGLLNAKEGTLYPALHSLEAEQLVESSETEVGGRVRREYRLTERGRKELTRAQGDWQRQIRAVSAVMGGEG from the coding sequence ATGAACAACAAGCAGCAACTTCGGATGCTCATTTTGGCGGTGCTGGAGCGTCAGCCCGAACACGGCTACGCCATCGCGCAGGCCATCAAGGGACGCAGCGAGGGGCTGCTGAACGCCAAAGAAGGCACGCTTTACCCGGCGCTGCATTCTCTGGAAGCTGAGCAGTTGGTCGAAAGCAGCGAAACGGAAGTCGGCGGGCGCGTTCGCCGTGAGTACCGCCTGACCGAGCGGGGCCGCAAGGAACTCACGCGGGCACAGGGCGATTGGCAGCGCCAGATTCGGGCCGTGAGCGCGGTGATGGGCGGCGAGGGATGA